From Natronogracilivirga saccharolytica:
GGCTATGGTTGCAGGCTCTCCCCGGTACGCGGCTTCGATCCGCTCTTTGAGCTTTTGTTCTTCCTCGGTACGGGCGGCTCTGAGTTCGGTTTCCGCTTCCCCGTCAATGCGCATGCTGACGGCAAAGGGATCACCGGAGGTATGTTTCGCAGGAGGTGATCCGGATGTGTCTGAGGAGGGCGGGGTTTCTGCGGATGCAGCGGTCTCTGAGGATGCAGCGGTCTCTGAGGATTCCGGGGATTCTGCGGGTCCGTCAGCTCCCATCCGGGAGTCATCGTAATTGCTGAAAATGCAGTACACACTGCACTTTACCCGCTGTTCGGACCGGTCAATGTCCCGGAGCATGGCTACATAGGATGCCATTTCGCTGCGGTCAACTGCGGCACGTATCTGATAAAATCGCGGTGGTGATGGTCGCATTGGATGATGTCTGTTACCGGGCATATTTTGTGCATCTGCGTACGGAACATAATGACTTTTCCGGAACAGGTGAAGCGTAAATATCGGCTCAGAACAAAAGTGACTGCACTTTCGGGTGCAGCCGGTCGCGATGGGACCCTTTCCAGTATAATTTCCCGCAACCCGTACATTGTGAAAAGGTGTCGTAGTGCCGTTTAGTCAGCGGCTTCAGGCGGCCGCTCCTGTAGTCTGGTGGAACCGGATATGTCCAGCGACTCGAATACGGGATAGATGCTGACCCGGTCGCCGTCTTCGATCAAATGATCAAAAGTGACCGGTTCGCCGTTGACCAGGATAAGATCGACTTCGGTATGGGGGACCCGGCATCCTTCAATCAGGTCCTTTGTTGTGGTAGGCTCGGGAAGGTCGCGTTCAAATTCGGTCTTGCGGCGGTGAGGAGGCAGAAAGTCGTTCAGTTCTTCATAAAACCGGAGCCGGACCCGTGTCCGGCTCCGTTGGCGATTCTTTTTGGACTTATCCAAAGAAGCCATGGTACAAAATTATTTGACCAGCATAAGTTTGCGTGTCTGCACGAAATCGCCTGCCTGCATGCGGTACAGATAGACACCGCTGGCCAGACGCGTTCCGTCAAAGGTCACCTCATGATAACCCGCATCCATGTGATCATCAACCAGTGTGGTAATCCGCCGGCCGGTGACATCATAGACCTCAAGAGTGACCCGGTTGTTTTCCGGAACCTGGAAGGCAATGCTGGTTGCCGGATTGAACGGATTCGGATAGTTCTGTTCGAGTGCGAACTCGGAAGGAATATCGGCGCCGCCATCAGCACTGGTGATATCCGGCTCGTCTCCAAGGCGGATGTTGGCAAAGTAGAGGACAATATCCTCGTCCAGGTCCACAGGGTCGGCAAAATCCGGCATAAAGGCGATGACATTCCACTCACCGTCTTTTTCCGAAAAATCAAACACGATGGTTTCCCATTGTTCGGTTTTGGTTTGCGGAACCATGCTTTCTATCTCAAGATCCGGAGTGTCGCCATCTTCAACCTTGAAACGGAGCGGACTGATCCGGGGCTTCCATACATCTACATAGATGAACTTTTTGTCACTTAAGTCAAGCGGCACAGGCAGAAACGCAAAAAAGCCGCCCCAGGGCACACCGTGCTGACTTCTGTCAAAGCGCACAACTTCTTCGCTGTCATTGATCTCATCCGGGTCCGGATTCGGGACACGGCTGAATTCACTGTCATCATCCGACCCGCCGCGCATGAGATTGAGATCGATGTATCGTTCTATATGCGAGGCAGGGTCAAATACTTGTCCGGACAAGGGGATCTGCTCATCACGAATATTCAGGCTGGCCATCATATCACCTCCCTGATCGGGAGCGAATCTGACGGAAACAAAGGCAGAATCGTTACTGGCAAGCTGTGCAGTTTCGCTGATATTATTCAGATTGAACTGACCGGGATGCTCGCCTGTGAGCCGGATGTCATCCGGGGCAATCTCAAGTATTCCGCCTCCGATGTTGGTCAAGGTAACGACCACGGAATCAGACTGGTCACCTTCCTCAAGCAAACCGAAGTCAATTTCTTCCGGAGTCACTACCAGCGTCGGTTCGGCACCAACCTCGGCATCATCAATAGCCCATCGTATGATATTGTCGGAGGGACCATCGAAAACCCAGGCAAGGCGGAGCTGATCATGGCCGACGCCATGTTCATCGCGGTACAGTCGCACCGATATCTCCTCGTCCGGTATGCTTTCAGGATCACTCCACTCCCTGACCAGAAACTCGTCATCCCCCGCAATACTCACCAGTTGCAGATCATACACTCCGGGATCCCCGAAATTGTCTACCTGGTGCCGGAACTGAACGGTGAGGCTGTCCAGCCCGGTCGTCTGCATGGGCGGTGTGTTCACATAAAAGCGACCTTCCTGCTGCGGCTCCCACCAGAACACCAGTTCCGGAATTTCTCCGCCGGCATAGTCAGAGTTGAATACGTACCAGTTCTCTGCATTGGTTGTCCATCCTAAAGGCAGATCTAATTCATCGGTATCACTGAAATCCTCATTCCATGGAAACGAGGTAATGGAAGCATCAATTCCTTCTCCGCTGAGCGGCACCTCCTCGCCGGCGACCTTCAGCAGTGCTTCTTTATGTCCTATGGTCATCGGCTCAAATGTAACATCCACTGTGACCTGATCGTCCGGCTGCAGTTCGACAGACTCAGGGATGTTATGCAGCCCGAAACTACCAATATCCCAGCTGACATCGAAAGTGGCCAGTACTCCGAAATGATCGGATGGGTAGACATCATTTTCATCCGGTTCATCAAGTACAATTTCTGCTGAAACAGGTGTCAGAAAATCACTGCTCTTTTCTTCAAAAAACACATAGTCAATCCGTCGCTGTGAGTGCCCGAGGTGATAGTTCAGCGTGCTGTGTTCCGGATCCAGGTGATTCTCATGGAAAAGGGGATAAATATCGATAAAACGTTCATACATTACTTCCATCTCTTCCCAATCGGGATTGGCATTGAAGTCACCTGTGACAAAAACAAGGTCGGACGTGCTTGTTTCATCGATAAAATCAAGCATGTCTTGTATCTGGGTCTTTCTGGTTTCGGTCGCATCACCGGGGTTGTGAAGGTGTGTGTTGTATACGTCCAGTTCGTTACCATCAACCGAAATACGTGTATGCACCGCCTTGCGGTATGCATCGAGCGGTTCAAGGGCACGGAAATTGCTTTCTTCTATCGGGTAGCGGGAAACGATGGCATTTCCGAAACGGGTACTCCTCCCTTCATCATCGACAGAGTCAAAATAGTAGTAATATCCCAGTGAGTCGGCAATCTGCATGGCCTGATTGTCGAGGTCTTCACGTTGGATCACTTCCTGCAATCCAATGATATCGGGGTCCAATTCCCGAATTTGATCGAGTATCAGTTCGAAACGTGCAGGCCAATCCTCATTATCAAACCAGATATTGAGACTGAGAAACGAAAGAGATACTGTTTGACCGGCAGGTGCAGCAATGGTAATGTCTTCCGGAGCCAGGGTGGCGGCCTCCGTGCCTTCATTTGTTATAACGAATTCCTGTGTCTCGGAAGTCAGGTTAATTTGTTGTGAATCAAATTCATGTGATGGCGGCGATATTGAAAACTGACTCCAGGCTGCCATTGGCATCAGAAGCAATATCACTGCGCCAAGCAGTATATTGTTTTTCATATTATGATCCTTTTTGGGGTGATAAGGCGGCTGAAGTAATCTCAGCCGCCATTGTTGTTAGGGTTCGGGTTATTTCACCAGCATAAACTTGCGTGTCTGCACGAAATCGCCGGCCTGCATGCGGTAGAGGTATACCCCGCTGGCCAGACGCGTTCCATCAAAGGTTACCTCGTGATAGCCCGCATCCAGCTGGTCATCAACCAGCGTGGTGATCCTGCGGCCCGTCACATCGTAGACCTCCAGTGTGACCCGGCTGTTTTCCGGAACCTGAAAGGCGATGTTTGTGGCCGGATTGAACGGGTTCGGATAGTTTTGGCCAAGCGCGAATTCGGATGGAATATCGGCATCGGCAGTGGAACGGGTTTCAATCGGTTCATCCGCCAGCCGGATGTCATCAATGTCCCATGATGTCATGTTGTTGGTGGTGCCGTCAAACACCCATGCAAGACGGAAACTTTCGCTGCCAAGGCCATGATCGTCACGTGTGATCACACCACTGAATTCGGTGGCATTGATGAAGGGGGGATCAACCCACTCTTCGATGACGTGCTCATCGCCGTCGGCAATGGCTATCACACTGAGCGTATACTCGCCCGGATCTTCGAAATTACGCACGCGATATTTATAGGAAAGTGTCAGGCTGTCCCGTCCGGCAAGATCAAATTCCGGAGTTTTGAGATAGAACCGGCCTTCTTTTTCCGGTTGCCACCAGAATACCATTTCCGGAGGTTCGCCGCCGGCATTGTTCAGATTGAATGTCTCCCAGTTTCGCGTATCACTTTCCCATCCTTCCGGAATACCGCCCTGTACCTGCTTCGAAAAATCTTCTTCCCAGGGCAACTCAGTAATCGTAGGATCAAAACTTTCTCCGGTAAGCATTGCAAACGTATTGCCGGCGTATAACATAGCCTCAAGCTGTCCTTCTTCTTCAGGCACAAAGGCAACCCGGACATCAATGGATTCACCGGATGCAAGCGCAACGGCTTCTGACGGACCCTCAAGCATGAAACTGCCGGCATCGTCACCATCAATGCGGATATCCTCCGGTTCCAGTTCAATTACACCGCCGCCTATGTTTTCCATAGTGACTGTAATCGTGTCGGAGGAGGTATGGATTTGCTGCCGCTCAAAGTCGTAGCCATCGGGTGACATGGCCAGTGCAGGAAAGGCACCCAGGACAATATCATCAATGCTCCACCTCACAATGTTATCAGAAGCACCGTCAAACACCCAGGCAAGAAACAGCCTGTCGGCTCCGACGCCATGATCCGTGCGGTTGAGCTCAAATGAGAGCTCCTCTGCGGAGATATTATCAGGATCTGCCCATTCGGCTATCAGATGCTCTTCACCATCGGCAATACTGACCAGCTGAAGATCATAAATGCCCGGATCTTCGAAATTGTCCACCTGATGCCGGAACGTCAGTTCGAGGCTGTCAAGTCCGGTGGTCCGGAACGGCGGGGTGCGCAGATGAAAACGCCCTTCGCTGACAGGTTCCCACCAGAAGAGCACCTCAGGCGCTTCACCTCCGGCATGGCTTGAATTGAACACATACCAGTTTTCAGCATTGGAGTTCCATCCAAAGGGAACCTCAAACTCATCGGCACCGGAAAAATCCTCCGACCAGGGCAGATCGGTGACGGTGGCATCAAAAGCTTCGCCGCTGACAGGAATATCGTGCTCCTGAATTGTCAAAATAATCTCTTTGACACCTTCGGTTTGAGGGAGGAAAGAAAGCTCGACCGTCGTTTGCTCTTCGGGTTGCAGCTCAACGGACTCCTCAAGATTATGCAGGACGAAGTCGGTGTCATCCGACAGCAACTCAAAACGTGCAAATACACCGAAATGGTCGGACTCCATGTCCGGATTTTCGTGCTCCTTGTCAAGTATGATTTCTGCAGACAGCGGGGCAAGCCGGTCAATGCTTTCACTGTTGAAAAAGACGTA
This genomic window contains:
- a CDS encoding Mut7-C RNAse domain-containing protein codes for the protein MPYSSRWTYPVPPDYRSGRLKPLTKRHYDTFSQCTGCGKLYWKGSHRDRLHPKVQSLLF
- a CDS encoding MoaD/ThiS family protein — its product is MASLDKSKKNRQRSRTRVRLRFYEELNDFLPPHRRKTEFERDLPEPTTTKDLIEGCRVPHTEVDLILVNGEPVTFDHLIEDGDRVSIYPVFESLDISGSTRLQERPPEAAD
- a CDS encoding endonuclease/exonuclease/phosphatase family protein, whose product is MKHRLLCHPSAIFFVFITGLLFFSQAAAQFAVTPDEFEFPPQQIGISSEIQEFTVTNENDEPFTLHPGQIGIRGKDALSTELSVLSYNIETDDGDWPARFAYILEEVRELDVDVIGLQEVIQRADLDNQAMQMADSLGFYYYFDSVDDEGRDHRFGNAIVSRYPIEETNFRALEPLNQYRKGLHARLDVEGNTVDVYTTHLHHVGLDHDIRKTQITDFLDFIDETNSGGYIFVTGDFNANPDWEETRLMYDDFTDVYPLFHENHLDPEHGTLNPRLGHQQRRIDYVFFNSESIDRLAPLSAEIILDKEHENPDMESDHFGVFARFELLSDDTDFVLHNLEESVELQPEEQTTVELSFLPQTEGVKEIILTIQEHDIPVSGEAFDATVTDLPWSEDFSGADEFEVPFGWNSNAENWYVFNSSHAGGEAPEVLFWWEPVSEGRFHLRTPPFRTTGLDSLELTFRHQVDNFEDPGIYDLQLVSIADGEEHLIAEWADPDNISAEELSFELNRTDHGVGADRLFLAWVFDGASDNIVRWSIDDIVLGAFPALAMSPDGYDFERQQIHTSSDTITVTMENIGGGVIELEPEDIRIDGDDAGSFMLEGPSEAVALASGESIDVRVAFVPEEEGQLEAMLYAGNTFAMLTGESFDPTITELPWEEDFSKQVQGGIPEGWESDTRNWETFNLNNAGGEPPEMVFWWQPEKEGRFYLKTPEFDLAGRDSLTLSYKYRVRNFEDPGEYTLSVIAIADGDEHVIEEWVDPPFINATEFSGVITRDDHGLGSESFRLAWVFDGTTNNMTSWDIDDIRLADEPIETRSTADADIPSEFALGQNYPNPFNPATNIAFQVPENSRVTLEVYDVTGRRITTLVDDQLDAGYHEVTFDGTRLASGVYLYRMQAGDFVQTRKFMLVK
- a CDS encoding endonuclease/exonuclease/phosphatase family protein; this translates as MKNNILLGAVILLLMPMAAWSQFSISPPSHEFDSQQINLTSETQEFVITNEGTEAATLAPEDITIAAPAGQTVSLSFLSLNIWFDNEDWPARFELILDQIRELDPDIIGLQEVIQREDLDNQAMQIADSLGYYYYFDSVDDEGRSTRFGNAIVSRYPIEESNFRALEPLDAYRKAVHTRISVDGNELDVYNTHLHNPGDATETRKTQIQDMLDFIDETSTSDLVFVTGDFNANPDWEEMEVMYERFIDIYPLFHENHLDPEHSTLNYHLGHSQRRIDYVFFEEKSSDFLTPVSAEIVLDEPDENDVYPSDHFGVLATFDVSWDIGSFGLHNIPESVELQPDDQVTVDVTFEPMTIGHKEALLKVAGEEVPLSGEGIDASITSFPWNEDFSDTDELDLPLGWTTNAENWYVFNSDYAGGEIPELVFWWEPQQEGRFYVNTPPMQTTGLDSLTVQFRHQVDNFGDPGVYDLQLVSIAGDDEFLVREWSDPESIPDEEISVRLYRDEHGVGHDQLRLAWVFDGPSDNIIRWAIDDAEVGAEPTLVVTPEEIDFGLLEEGDQSDSVVVTLTNIGGGILEIAPDDIRLTGEHPGQFNLNNISETAQLASNDSAFVSVRFAPDQGGDMMASLNIRDEQIPLSGQVFDPASHIERYIDLNLMRGGSDDDSEFSRVPNPDPDEINDSEEVVRFDRSQHGVPWGGFFAFLPVPLDLSDKKFIYVDVWKPRISPLRFKVEDGDTPDLEIESMVPQTKTEQWETIVFDFSEKDGEWNVIAFMPDFADPVDLDEDIVLYFANIRLGDEPDITSADGGADIPSEFALEQNYPNPFNPATSIAFQVPENNRVTLEVYDVTGRRITTLVDDHMDAGYHEVTFDGTRLASGVYLYRMQAGDFVQTRKLMLVK